A single genomic interval of Candidatus Bathyarchaeota archaeon harbors:
- a CDS encoding pyridoxal-phosphate dependent enzyme, whose product MFRKVEEAYERIKGIVNKTPVMTSSTLNKITGSKCFLKCENFQKTGAFKFRGAFNALSQLSPEQKKKGVITHSSGNHAQALALAAKLLGIKAVIVMPENASLVKMAATKGYEAEIVTCGSNPTDREKAVIPLIERHGYTLIHPSNDLTIIAGAGTATYELIKEVSKLDYVFSPVGGGGLLSGTAIATKGLLPSAKIIGVEPKNADDAYQSFKAGKIIPVENPNTIADGLKTSLGSNTFRIIRGKVDQIITVSEEEIVEAMQFLWERMKLVVEPSGAVSLAGVLSKQIELESKKVGIIISGGNIDLTGFFDRI is encoded by the coding sequence ATGTTCAGAAAAGTAGAAGAAGCTTATGAGCGAATAAAAGGAATCGTTAACAAAACTCCCGTAATGACTTCCTCAACCCTTAACAAAATAACTGGCAGCAAGTGTTTCTTGAAATGTGAGAATTTTCAGAAAACTGGAGCTTTCAAATTTAGAGGAGCTTTCAATGCCTTGTCACAACTATCTCCGGAACAGAAGAAAAAAGGAGTAATAACACACTCCTCTGGAAACCATGCACAGGCACTAGCCTTAGCAGCTAAACTTCTAGGAATCAAGGCGGTGATAGTTATGCCTGAAAATGCCTCTCTAGTGAAAATGGCTGCAACAAAAGGTTACGAAGCGGAAATAGTCACTTGTGGTTCTAACCCAACCGATCGAGAGAAAGCTGTTATACCCCTAATCGAAAGACACGGTTATACTCTCATACACCCATCTAACGATCTCACAATAATCGCTGGTGCTGGAACTGCTACCTATGAACTAATCAAAGAAGTAAGCAAGCTCGACTATGTTTTCAGTCCAGTGGGCGGTGGCGGATTACTGAGTGGAACAGCAATAGCGACAAAGGGTTTGCTTCCATCAGCCAAGATTATTGGTGTTGAACCCAAAAACGCAGACGATGCCTATCAATCATTCAAAGCAGGAAAAATTATTCCAGTCGAGAATCCAAATACGATAGCAGACGGTTTAAAAACTTCTCTTGGAAGCAATACTTTTAGAATAATACGAGGAAAGGTGGACCAAATAATAACCGTTTCAGAAGAAGAAATTGTAGAGGCAATGCAGTTTCTCTGGGAAAGAATGAAGCTAGTGGTTGAACCTTCTGGAGCAGTTTCACTGGCAGGGGTACTATCGAAACAGATAGAATTAGAGTCTAAAAAAGTGGGAATAATAATTAGTGGAGGAAACATCGACTTAACTGGTTTCTTCGACAGAATTTAG
- a CDS encoding Lrp/AsnC family transcriptional regulator encodes MHPDKIPKLLYELIKNSRRSDRDLAKVLGFSQPTVTRTRRKLEDEKYVLQYTALPDFTKLGFELAAFTFVQWLPEEKTETTSPYKWLDKEPRVIFVADGNGMGKNSLIVTMHKNYTDYSDFIADLRQKSKIANSNSFITTLTNIKKHMALAGLQKV; translated from the coding sequence ATGCATCCTGATAAAATTCCGAAGCTTCTCTACGAATTAATTAAGAACTCTCGAAGAAGCGATAGAGACTTGGCGAAGGTCCTTGGGTTTTCGCAGCCTACCGTTACGAGGACTAGGAGAAAGCTTGAAGACGAGAAGTACGTTCTACAATATACCGCTCTGCCAGACTTTACCAAGCTTGGATTCGAGCTGGCAGCATTTACTTTCGTGCAATGGCTACCCGAAGAAAAAACAGAAACCACGTCACCTTACAAATGGCTTGACAAAGAACCTAGAGTGATCTTCGTTGCTGACGGCAACGGAATGGGAAAAAACTCTCTAATCGTGACTATGCACAAGAACTACACCGATTATTCAGATTTCATCGCAGACTTGCGACAAAAATCAAAAATTGCCAACTCGAATTCTTTCATAACAACATTGACTAACATAAAGAAACACATGGCTCTTGCTGGTCTCCAAAAGGTCTAA
- a CDS encoding Xaa-Pro peptidase family protein: protein MRNRIKALKTTFKKEFDGYIIANPINLLYFTELLGAADSLGAVMMLVPSEGESTLYVYGVNYEWIKAEAKNCRVELVKRGEDLVKKVAEQVRNQKLKKLGFDAMNVLTYQKFSKALKSTKLEAKSEYIWNLRRIKDAGELKKMRKAAELTVESMQTAYETIKAGIREYEVAAEIEYTMRIHGSYGVAFDTIVASGPHSAYPHGGCGERKLKNGDLVVVDIGAICKNYRADMTRTFVVGKPSAKQKKIYTVVKMAQEKAFRKMQDGVKAAETDAAARGIIGKAGYGEYFVHGLGHGVGLEVHEQPVLNSTSKDVLKAGNAVTDEPGIYIVGFGGFRIEDTVLVKKGNAERLTGRLYVLKKS from the coding sequence TTGAGGAATAGAATAAAAGCCTTAAAGACAACCTTCAAAAAAGAATTCGACGGTTACATAATCGCTAACCCGATTAACCTGCTCTATTTCACTGAGTTACTGGGCGCTGCTGATTCATTAGGTGCTGTTATGATGCTAGTTCCAAGCGAAGGTGAAAGCACACTTTACGTTTATGGCGTAAACTATGAATGGATAAAGGCTGAAGCAAAAAACTGCAGGGTAGAACTGGTAAAACGTGGAGAAGACTTGGTTAAAAAAGTTGCAGAACAAGTTAGAAACCAAAAGCTGAAGAAACTAGGCTTCGACGCCATGAACGTTCTAACGTATCAAAAGTTCAGCAAAGCTCTGAAAAGCACTAAGCTTGAGGCTAAAAGCGAATACATCTGGAACCTTCGCAGAATAAAAGATGCGGGCGAGTTGAAAAAAATGCGAAAAGCCGCAGAACTAACGGTTGAAAGCATGCAAACAGCCTACGAAACGATTAAGGCTGGGATTCGAGAGTATGAAGTTGCCGCTGAAATCGAATATACAATGCGCATCCACGGATCCTACGGCGTAGCCTTCGACACTATAGTTGCCTCAGGTCCTCACTCAGCCTATCCTCACGGAGGATGTGGTGAACGGAAACTCAAAAACGGAGACCTTGTTGTCGTCGATATTGGAGCAATATGCAAGAACTACCGCGCAGACATGACTCGAACGTTCGTTGTTGGCAAGCCATCTGCAAAGCAGAAAAAAATCTACACAGTTGTGAAGATGGCCCAAGAGAAAGCTTTTCGGAAAATGCAGGATGGAGTGAAGGCTGCAGAAACGGACGCAGCTGCAAGGGGCATCATAGGCAAGGCAGGGTACGGTGAATATTTTGTCCACGGTTTGGGCCACGGTGTTGGATTAGAAGTACATGAGCAGCCAGTTTTGAATTCCACAAGCAAAGATGTACTGAAGGCGGGAAACGCAGTTACTGACGAGCCTGGTATATATATCGTTGGCTTTGGTGGTTTTAGAATCGAGGACACAGTGTTAGTGAAAAAAGGCAATGCAGAGAGATTGACTGGAAGATTATATGTTTTAAAAAAATCATAA
- a CDS encoding MoaD/ThiS family protein: MKVKVEYLGFIKNMLNKRVEKFELNKETSLQDLLGKLSNLYGTPFKKEVFEPGQKDVKTGFVVTVNGVLMGQLDGVETTLKDGDHVILMSLMSGG, encoded by the coding sequence ATGAAGGTAAAGGTGGAATATTTGGGCTTTATCAAGAACATGCTTAACAAACGAGTTGAAAAATTCGAGTTAAACAAGGAAACTTCACTTCAAGACCTGCTAGGCAAACTGTCAAACCTTTACGGAACGCCTTTTAAGAAAGAAGTTTTTGAGCCTGGTCAAAAAGACGTGAAAACGGGTTTTGTTGTTACCGTGAATGGAGTGTTGATGGGACAACTTGACGGGGTTGAAACGACGTTAAAGGATGGAGATCACGTCATTCTTATGTCGCTGATGAGTGGTGGATAG
- a CDS encoding NAD(P)-dependent oxidoreductase, whose translation MGIKNIKKKALVTGGGGFIGSRLVKTLLRTGFAVTVLDVQPGFLKGETDPNLELIGIRSDGLRGGMADRSLVEQAVKNVDVIYHLAINWDWGAQPSALRLADLFDVNVRGTLNLLEVAKFHGVKHFISASSCAVYGEPESSPIDEETLCKPELSPTHLSAYGIMKLTTEKLCLMYYHHYGIPVTTFRIEVVFSDDESLLSALSREYIDKIIRNENIGVLDDEGCASIHVDEVVDAFLLATLNNKAYGHVFNVSNPATYITHGELYEFIIQLTGSKSKIEVIPSGRRISCMPESIEKIQRILGWKPQKTKEDLKKAVAETVKSIISYYKA comes from the coding sequence ATGGGAATTAAAAATATTAAAAAGAAGGCATTGGTCACTGGTGGTGGAGGTTTTATCGGTTCAAGACTTGTCAAGACACTATTGCGGACAGGATTTGCGGTAACCGTTCTTGATGTTCAGCCCGGCTTTCTTAAAGGTGAAACTGACCCAAATCTAGAACTGATAGGTATACGAAGCGATGGGCTGCGTGGAGGCATGGCTGATAGAAGTCTGGTTGAACAAGCTGTTAAAAATGTAGACGTAATTTATCACTTAGCAATCAATTGGGATTGGGGTGCCCAGCCAAGCGCTCTCCGTCTCGCAGATTTATTTGACGTTAATGTTAGAGGCACCCTAAATCTTCTGGAAGTAGCTAAATTCCATGGAGTAAAACACTTTATATCTGCAAGCAGCTGCGCTGTTTATGGAGAGCCCGAATCTTCTCCTATAGATGAGGAAACATTGTGCAAACCTGAGTTGTCTCCAACTCATCTCTCCGCATATGGTATAATGAAGCTCACCACTGAGAAACTCTGCCTTATGTATTACCACCATTATGGAATACCAGTCACCACCTTTCGAATAGAAGTTGTTTTTAGTGACGATGAATCACTGCTGTCTGCTTTAAGTAGAGAATACATTGACAAGATAATTAGAAATGAAAATATAGGAGTGCTTGACGATGAAGGGTGTGCAAGCATACATGTTGACGAAGTTGTGGATGCTTTTTTACTGGCCACCTTAAACAATAAGGCATACGGTCATGTTTTCAATGTTTCAAATCCCGCAACCTACATTACTCATGGCGAACTCTACGAATTCATAATTCAGTTGACTGGTTCAAAGAGTAAAATCGAGGTAATCCCAAGTGGGCGGCGTATAAGCTGCATGCCCGAATCCATAGAGAAGATACAAAGAATCCTAGGTTGGAAACCTCAAAAAACCAAAGAAGACCTCAAAAAGGCAGTAGCTGAAACCGTTAAGTCGATCATATCATATTACAAGGCGTAA
- the fen gene encoding flap endonuclease-1, producing the protein MGVNLTPIMVKQILTLNDLRGKSLAVDANNYLYQFLSIIRTRDGNPLKDSKGNITSHIAGLMFRSTCLIRDFNIDLVFVFDGQPPALKGEEIRKRREQREKSFREWQQALKAGDYAKAFSKAVMTSRLTRSMIEDAKKLLRLLGIPYVQAPSEAEAQTAYMTMRGDVWAASSKDYDTVLFGASKLVRFLTIHGQEYLPSKGTARPLKPELITLHKLLSHHEITRLQLVDMAILIGTDFNEGIKGVGSKTALKLIKEYGRIEKLPSKFLSKTPPQYKEVREIYLSPKTTSEYDLNYSPLREDELFHFLCDQRDFARKRVETVIQRMKEVYGIKKQARLEKWFSRCI; encoded by the coding sequence TTGGGTGTCAACCTCACTCCAATAATGGTAAAGCAAATTCTTACCTTAAACGATTTAAGAGGAAAAAGCCTCGCAGTAGACGCCAACAACTACCTCTACCAATTTCTATCCATCATACGAACAAGAGACGGAAATCCCCTAAAAGATTCAAAAGGAAACATCACATCCCACATCGCCGGCTTAATGTTCCGCTCCACATGTCTAATACGCGATTTTAACATAGATCTTGTTTTTGTATTTGATGGGCAACCACCAGCGCTTAAAGGAGAAGAAATTAGAAAGAGACGTGAACAACGAGAGAAATCCTTTCGAGAATGGCAACAGGCACTGAAAGCCGGTGACTACGCTAAAGCCTTTTCAAAAGCGGTTATGACTAGTCGGCTAACACGGAGCATGATAGAAGACGCTAAAAAGCTGCTTAGACTGCTTGGAATCCCATACGTGCAAGCCCCAAGCGAGGCAGAAGCTCAAACAGCCTACATGACAATGCGGGGAGATGTTTGGGCGGCAAGCAGCAAAGACTACGACACCGTTCTCTTCGGAGCATCAAAACTAGTGCGGTTCTTAACAATTCACGGACAGGAATACCTGCCAAGCAAAGGAACAGCAAGACCGTTAAAGCCCGAACTCATAACTTTACACAAACTTCTTTCACATCATGAAATAACGCGTTTGCAACTTGTTGACATGGCAATCTTGATTGGAACAGACTTCAATGAAGGCATAAAGGGCGTAGGATCCAAGACTGCACTCAAACTTATCAAAGAATACGGAAGAATAGAAAAACTGCCAAGCAAATTTTTGTCAAAAACTCCGCCCCAATACAAGGAAGTCAGAGAGATCTACCTTAGTCCAAAAACCACATCCGAATACGATCTGAACTATAGTCCTTTACGTGAGGATGAGCTTTTCCACTTCCTTTGTGACCAAAGGGATTTCGCTCGAAAACGGGTGGAAACGGTTATTCAGAGAATGAAAGAAGTTTATGGGATAAAGAAGCAGGCAAGGCTTGAAAAATGGTTTAGCAGGTGTATATAA
- a CDS encoding TRAM domain-containing protein, translated as MHYERRGRRTDRDYGPRRFPPKPVEIGKEYDVEILETSRRGEGIARIKGLVCFIPNTKPGDHVKIRITRISRRFAEAEAVGEAEEKPAEAKVEVVTEESETTEGEETE; from the coding sequence ATGCATTATGAAAGGCGTGGAAGAAGAACCGACAGAGACTACGGTCCCAGACGTTTCCCCCCAAAACCAGTTGAAATAGGAAAAGAATATGATGTTGAAATTCTGGAAACCAGTCGTCGAGGCGAAGGAATAGCGCGAATCAAAGGCTTAGTATGCTTTATACCAAACACGAAACCAGGCGATCATGTGAAAATACGCATAACTAGAATAAGCAGAAGGTTTGCTGAGGCAGAAGCAGTCGGGGAAGCAGAAGAAAAGCCTGCAGAGGCGAAGGTAGAAGTAGTTACAGAGGAAAGCGAAACTACGGAAGGCGAAGAAACAGAATAA
- a CDS encoding OB-fold nucleic acid binding domain-containing protein: MKQVDVEAKVLEKTAAREVMSRYKNETYRVANAMISDDTGQIKLTLWNDQIEQVNENDTVKIQNGYITSFRGEIQLNIGRYGQLTVTQTS; encoded by the coding sequence ATGAAACAGGTAGACGTGGAGGCGAAGGTTCTAGAAAAGACAGCAGCCCGCGAAGTCATGTCTAGATACAAGAACGAAACATATCGCGTAGCAAACGCAATGATAAGCGACGACACTGGACAAATAAAACTAACCTTGTGGAACGACCAGATAGAACAAGTCAACGAAAACGACACAGTCAAGATCCAAAACGGCTACATAACATCGTTCCGCGGAGAAATCCAACTCAACATAGGCCGATACGGGCAGCTAACGGTAACGCAAACTTCCTAA